A genome region from Erigeron canadensis isolate Cc75 chromosome 3, C_canadensis_v1, whole genome shotgun sequence includes the following:
- the LOC122591943 gene encoding uncharacterized protein LOC122591943, protein MQGFDRWDWSSSPGSNEEIEEHEELKRLLEGVRFRDSIDKWQWMGGSSKEFSVKEAKRFLSKDKDYSGRFVFAWSKWIPKKCNLFMWRAVMDRIPTLKALQRRNCTFGSMECSMCNEGDETTDHILCGCTVSNKIWQKISSWCKVRQLIIFSVKDLIKIHLHLGLGKKESRVFKCIVSVACWCIWKARNETIFEKRKLSAVV, encoded by the exons ATGCAGGGTTTCGATAGATGGGACTGGTCATCAAGTCCTGGGTCGAATGAGGAAATCGAGGAGCATGAAGAACTCAAAAGATTGCTTGAAGGGGTGCGATTTAGAGACTCGATTGATAAATGGCAGTGGATGGGAGGTTCAAGTAAGGAATTCTCAGTTAAGGAAGCGAAGCGGTTCCTATCTAAAGACAAAGACTATAGCGGCAGGTTTGTTTTTGCATGGTCTAAATGGATTCCAAAGAAATGTAACTTGTTCATGTGGAGGGCGGTTATGGATCGAATACCAACTTTAAAAGCGTTACAAAGAAGGAACTGTACGTTTGGGAGTATGGAATGTAGTATGTGCAATGAAGGGGATGAGACCACTGATCATATCTTGTGTGGATGTACAGTTTCGAACAAGATTTGGCAGAAAATCTCTAGTTGGTGTAAGGTTAGGCAATTGATCATTTTCTCtgttaaagatttaataaagatcCACTTGCATTTGGGGTTGGGAAAGAAGGAATCGAGGGTATTCAAATGTATCGTTTCAGTAGCTTGTTGGTGTATATGGAAAGCAAGGAACGAGACGATATTCGAGAAGCGCAAG TTGTCTGCTGTTGTATAA
- the LOC122591944 gene encoding uncharacterized protein LOC122591944: protein MTGVTREGFNFLAIQETQTNNIPDKVFKSYWGNSIFESEVVEPRGRSGRIVSLWDPGVFKKIDSVKENNFLLIKGRIKGCEEDAYVVNVYAPQKVKEKSELWEKIMRLKLNSPGKWFIIGDFNVVRVAEERKGSRFNHQSAREFNSFIYSADLHEYMMKGGYFTYMIRDEKGTKLSKTDRLLVCRGVLDSWPSACFRALPRKLSDHNPILLSVKDINFGPKPFRIFSSWLEKEGFEEFVKEAKESFNFHGLPDVKLMLLFRHIRSHVKRWRDKTLEKEGEELGNCVLKLEELDAMLENKELSEEEEWTRIECKKRINEIEYRKEKDIRQRSRCRWAIDGDENTKFFHGLINNRKVSNMIQGLQVGDEWESNPKKIKKQVHDFFRNKFKETWEMRPELQCFFESRLEEEESKTLEEKFTAEEIKKAVFDWSTIGLPGPMG from the coding sequence atgacgggtgttacaagagAGGGATTTAATTTTTTGGCAATTCAAGAAACGCAAACTAATAATATTCCGGataaagtttttaaaagttACTGGGGAAATTCCATTTTTGAGTCGGAAGTAGTCGAACCAAGGGGGAGATCGGGTAGGATAGTAAGTTTATGGGACCCAGGGGTGTTTAAAAAGATTGACAGTGTGAAAGAAAATAACTTCCTGCTGATTAAGGGTAGAATAAAAGGTTGTGAGGAAGATGCGTATGTGGTGAATGTATACGCAccacaaaaagtaaaagaaaaatccGAGTTGTGGGAGAAGATTATGAGATTAAAACTAAATTCGCCGGGGAAGTGGTTCATTATTGGGGATTTCAATGTCGTTAGAGTCGCGGAGGAAAGAaaagggtcaagatttaatCACCAAAGTGCCAGGGAGTTTAACTCCTTCATTTACTCGGCTGACTTACACGAATACATGATGAAAGGAGGTTACTTCACATATATGATCAGGGATGAGAAGGGTACTAAGCTGAGCAAAACCGACAGACTGTTGGTATGTAGAGGGGTTTTGGATAGTTGGCCTTCTGCTTGTTTCAGGGCCTTGCCTAGAAAGCTTTCTGATCACAACCCGATATTGTTGTCAGTTAAGGACATCAACTTTGGACCTAAGCCTTTCAGAATTTTCAGCTCTTGGTTGGAGAAGGAAGGTTTTGAAGAGTTTGTTAAGGAGGCTAAGGAGTCGTTCAATTTCCATGGGCTCCCTGACGTGAAGTTGATGTTGTTATTCAGACACATTCGCTCACATGTTAAAAGATGGAGAGATAAGACTTTGGAGAAAGAAGGGGAAGAACTTGGCAACTGTGTACTCAAGTTAGAGGAATTAGATGCAATGTTGGAAAATAAGGAGTTATCCGAGGAAGAGGAGTGGACGAGGATAGAATGTAAAAAGAGAATCAATGAGATAGAGTACCGAAAGGAAAAAGACATTAGACAGAGATCGAGGTGTCGATGGGCGATCGATGGGGATGAAAACACTAAATTTTTTCATGGACTGATAAATAATAGGAAGGTGAGTAATATGATTCAGGGTCTGCAGGTGGGGGACGAGTGGGAGTCTAACCCTAAGAAGATTAAAAAACAAGTCCATGACTTTTTTAGGAACAAGTTCAAGGAAACATGGGAAATGAGACCGGAGCTGCAGTGCTTCTTTGAGTCGAGGCTTGAAGAAGAGGAATCTAAGACACTGGAAGAAAAATTTACGGCCGAAGAAATTAAAAAGGctgtttttgattggtcgacGATAGGGCTCCCGGGCCCGATGGGCTGA